One part of the Terrimicrobium sacchariphilum genome encodes these proteins:
- a CDS encoding pyruvate dehydrogenase complex dihydrolipoamide acetyltransferase, producing the protein MPNVTMPKLSDTMTEGTITRWRKKKGDTVEMGDILAEVETDKATMEMEAFDDGVLHEIFVPDGGKAKVGDPVALILAEGETAESAGKTPAAKNDLTTSGGKEAAPAAAAPAAKAAAGSIDSDSRVKASPLARKIAKEKGISLGSVQGSGPGGRIVVKDLEGASSAPAPAAAAAPAPAAAPAIQATAGASDTKVPLSGMRRTIAERLVASKQQNPHFYLSVEVDAGPLMKLRTELNKANEAAGQPKLTVNDFVLLAISRSAAAHPYVNASWGGDSIIQYASVNISVAVAVDDGLVTPVIRNAAKLSLKEISASVKDLATRARTKKLKPEEYQGGTITVSNLGSYGVEQFYAIVNPPQAAIVAVGAIVKKPVVNAKDEIVVGQRMVVSLSGDHRVVDGAVGAEFLSTLRKLIENPALMLF; encoded by the coding sequence ATGCCCAATGTAACCATGCCCAAGCTCAGCGACACGATGACCGAAGGGACCATCACTCGCTGGCGCAAGAAGAAAGGCGACACCGTCGAGATGGGGGATATCCTCGCCGAAGTCGAAACTGACAAAGCCACCATGGAAATGGAGGCCTTCGACGATGGCGTGCTCCACGAGATCTTTGTCCCGGATGGCGGCAAGGCCAAGGTGGGCGACCCGGTGGCTCTCATCCTCGCCGAGGGCGAGACGGCGGAGTCCGCTGGCAAGACCCCGGCAGCGAAGAACGACCTGACTACCTCGGGTGGCAAGGAAGCCGCTCCCGCCGCCGCTGCTCCGGCAGCGAAAGCCGCAGCTGGCTCGATTGATTCCGACTCGCGTGTGAAGGCTTCGCCTCTCGCCCGCAAGATCGCCAAGGAAAAGGGCATCTCGCTCGGTTCCGTCCAGGGTTCCGGCCCCGGCGGTCGCATCGTGGTGAAAGATCTCGAGGGGGCTTCCTCCGCTCCGGCTCCGGCCGCAGCAGCAGCCCCGGCTCCCGCCGCCGCTCCGGCCATTCAGGCCACGGCTGGCGCTTCCGACACGAAGGTCCCGCTCAGCGGCATGCGTCGCACGATTGCCGAGCGTCTGGTCGCGAGCAAGCAGCAGAACCCGCACTTCTACCTCTCCGTCGAGGTCGACGCCGGTCCGCTGATGAAGCTCCGCACGGAACTCAACAAGGCCAACGAAGCCGCCGGTCAGCCCAAGCTCACCGTCAACGACTTCGTTCTGCTTGCCATTTCCCGCTCCGCGGCAGCTCATCCGTATGTCAATGCCTCGTGGGGCGGCGACTCGATCATCCAGTACGCGAGCGTCAACATCTCGGTCGCCGTGGCAGTCGATGACGGTCTCGTCACGCCGGTCATTCGCAATGCGGCCAAGCTCTCCCTCAAGGAGATCAGCGCCTCGGTGAAGGATCTCGCGACCCGCGCCCGCACGAAGAAGCTCAAGCCCGAGGAATACCAGGGCGGCACCATCACCGTTTCGAACCTCGGCTCCTACGGCGTCGAGCAGTTCTACGCGATCGTCAACCCGCCGCAGGCCGCCATCGTCGCGGTCGGCGCCATCGTCAAGAAGCCGGTGGTCAATGCGAAGGATGAGATCGTGGTCGGCCAGCGCATGGTGGTTTCGCTCAGCGGCGACCATCGCGTCGTCGACGGCGCGGTCGGGGCGGAGTTCCTGTCCACCCTGCGCAAGCTGATCGAGAACCCGGCGCTCATGCTGTTCTAG